AGCTGAGGCGAGACAATAAAGCCCTCGTCCTCCCAGGAGGGCCATCCGCTCCATCAGATGGATCCGATTATACAACAACAGGGCTGAGCCGAGCCGACAGCCCCGTCTGTGCCCGCACTCACAGGGCACTGCCCACAGGATGGTGTGACATGACATGTCAGCCATACTGTACTATGCTTTGTATTCCTCCAAGGGCCTTTGGGATGTGCATGCAAACACGCATTAGAGTAGACTCTTGAGGAACATCCAACTGGTCATGCGGACAGAGGGCTAGTGTTAGAGCTCATAGTAGATGTCTGTGTGCACGTATATAGGGGGATTTGACAGAGCTCGGGGGACAGCCCTGCTGATCATGGACACGTTGTAACATTGGTGGATGAGCATGTTGACATAGCAGCCATAATCCAAACAAAGAACTGTTTATGTACATGGGAGAGCACCATGATCCATATACAGGTGAATACAAAGTACACATCACATATAAAAACACAGACTATATCCATGTGGACCATCCATGTTGCCCTGAAGTGTCAGGTCATCTCAGAAACAATGAGAGCTTACAGGTATTAAATATTCATAAGCCACTCCCCTTACAACAGAATGGCTGTTCACTTGTGCAGTTGAATTACACATCCTAACATGTGTGGGTTTGGACACATATGACAATCTTCTGACTGGGAAGACTTAATGAAAATGCATGAGAGTCTTCGAACAATGCCAAATGCACATTTCATCAATGAAATACCACAGAGTGAGAAGTACATCTAAACATAATGTGAGAAGGTGAGAATGTGTTTTAGACCAATGGAAGACAAGTCAAGGACATCAAAAAAGATATATTTAAAAAAGGTTTCTGCATTTTTAAATAAGGTATAGTAAGTGCCCTGATGAATCCAGCTGTAAGACTAGATACTTGCTTTAGACTCTGCTGTCTACATCCACAGTTACTGTTTTCTAATTTCACACTGTCGTTTGCATGTGGCAGTATACTATCACAAATGAGGTTTTGGTTGCCAATGCACCCTGGCTCTTTGCCAACCATGAGGGATACTGATCACATCTCTCTTTGGGATTTTACAGAATGTCCTGCCCATCCCATGTAACCCTGAAAGGAGTTAGGCTAAGGTCACTGAGCAACTTGTTTAGCGGTAATGCATCAATGTACCATCTAGCTATTGTTTCCAAATGAATAGAGGAACCTCTAATTGCAACTAGGGAGCAGGAATGTCCAAACCTGCCTCTCACATGTTTTCACTGAGAAGAATTACTGCGATTATACAGGCCAATTGGCAAATTGTAAATCCTTCTTGTTTTTGATCATCATTGTGAAAACAATGAAAAGTGTGGTAGGATTTGTTTAGGTACGCTCAGTTGAAGATGTACACACACTATGGTAACTCTATGGATCCAACGGCCGACCGACAAATGCCCATCAATTTAGCATCGAAACCACATTCAGCTGCCATGTTCAGTTATAATAAATGCCTAAGGGAAAATGCAGAACCAAACAAATTTGTTTTGCCTGTGGATTTAAATAAATCATCCCATTACATGGGCACGTAACATAACATCTAACATCAATACACTGCACAGACAAAATAACCCCACTCTAAGACTGAATATGGGAGGGTGAAAGCTCAAGGGAGCATTTTCTTTTCAGCTTTTGATCAGATTTTGCTTCTCTGACAGCTGGACTCAGGAGTCATGCCGTTCTATTCAAAGCACCAGTTCTATCTGCAGCTCACCTTTAGCCAAGATGAAAAATACCACCAAAAACGCAAAATGTTGAGCAATGATGGCTAATTTCTGGCAATGTGTTGCCctgtacaaaaacaaaaaaagaaagTTACACACTCTCCATATACTCCCAACAATTTAACGGGAAAACCTTAACAATGTTTCAGCATGCAGTGCCTTCTTCAGGGTTGTCTTAACCTGGAAAATGAGTTGTTGTTCAATGCCCCCTCAGCTACCGTGAACTATGTGCAGCCTTTTACTTCATGTGAAGAGAAAAAAAAGTTACTATGCATATTACCATCAAGAACAGAGGGAGTGATTGAAAATTAAAGACCGTCTCAGATGCACTGTGGGATGACAATTTTGTGAGGAGAATAAGGTTTTATGTTATGTTACATAACAAGATCAGATCTGACAGCCAAATGATTTGGGGCCATCATGACTCTACACACGGTGGATGaattatatacactgagtataccaaatattaggaacaccttcctaatattgagttgcacccccaggtgttcttaatgttttgtatactgagTGTAAAAACTCATCCACCATTTTGTTGGACTGTACATGGAAGTGATGGCTACCTTATTGTAGGCTGTTTTGCTACTGTAGTATTGCAAGCAGGCAATATCTTGCTAATGTATTACAAATCAAGACCAGGAAGTAATACTGTAAAACATGTATAAACCTGTTAAACAGAGACAATTCAGTTTAGCCTAAAATATTATTTTATCCATATATGCCATTCCTATCAGTGCATATGTTTCTTGACCATCGTTTTTTTAAAGCTTGACATTCAAGTCGAGCATGTTCCAGAAATGTTCAATCTTCACATGATCCTAGGACACTGTTTTCCAAGGAAACATTTTTGCCACTGCCTCAGAAACTGGATAAATATACAAGGACGGCTGAAGTGAACTAGACAGAAACATTCTGGTTAACAGTTAGCGAGGAATATGTCTGAAATAAGCTCAAGGGAGCCAACAACCGACCATAACAGACCATCTACATGTTAATGCATGAGACGCACCATACCCTAGTTAAGTCCAATCCCATGAacccttctctccatccatcctacCATCTGACCTGACTCCCTGCCACTCGGCCGACCATGAAGTCACAGAGACATCTGAGAAGCAGATTCCTGAGGTTGCCTTGGTGACGGGTAGGGAACAAGGCCTGCTGTGTTTACTCTGGGGAGTGGATAATGATGATGACACGGTGGCCAGATGAGCAGCTCCCCCTCTATGAAAGCTAACTGGCCATTATCAGGAAACCACTCTCCTCTGGAGAATATTATCACAAATGTTTAGTTCCCAAGACAAAACGATAAAGTAATGGTTAGCAGTTTTGATAGGGTATATTAATCCCTAAATAGTAAATGGGTTGTTTAttccttgtcacgccttggtcattgtattttgtgttttcgttatatatttggtcaggccagggtgtgacataggtttatatattgtattttcgtattggggtttgtagtatttgggattgcggctgagtaggagtgttgtataggcttggctgcctgaggcggttcttaatcagagtcaggtgattctcgttgtctctgattgggaaccatatttaggtagccggggtttctctgtgtatttcgtgggtgattgttcctgtctctgtgtagtttcaccagataggctgtaattaggtttcacgttccgtttgttgtttttgtatttgtatagttatttcatgtgtcacttttttcattaaagtcatgagtaaccaccacgctgcatttcggtccgactctctttctacaaacgaagaacgtcgTTACATTCCTTATATGAAGATATCGAATAATTTACATTTTGTCAAAGAAACATTCAGTCAAActctttttatatttatttattaaagtGAGTTAAAAAAACACCACTCCGGTAAGTTTACTGGCTGACTGAAGTGTATCGCACAGTTTTCTGCTATCAAATACAGACGGAATAATATACTTACATAGCAAGGGAGCTAGGAATAACTTTGAACTGATTCACAAGAATCACCATTATCAGCAAAACACAATACACTACGACCAGCCATTTCAATATATTGCTGTCCTTTTGATACACTCTGTCAGCAAGAAGAgacaacaaaataaaataaaaacatgacaaaaaaacaacaacaaaataaagaTGGTAAATTTCAGTGCAAATTCAAAAAGAGAATATACAGGTGAGTTAATAAATTCAAAATGTTGAATTTAACTATTCACATTACTTTCCGTATGGTTTCTGTAAACAAATGGACAATTTATCATgcagttgaggtcggaagtttacatacaccttagccaagtacatttaaactcagtttttcacaattcctgacatttaatcaatgtaaaaagtccctgtcttaggttagttaggatcaccactttattttaggaatgtgaaatgtcagagtaatagtagagagaattatttatttcagctttaatttctttcattacatttccagtgggtcagaaggttatacactcaataagtatttggtagcattgcctttacatttttaatttgggtcaaacatttgggtagccttcaacaagcttcccacaataagttaggtgaattttagcccattcctcctggcagagctggtgtaactgagtcaggtttgtagacgtccttgctcgcacacgctttttcagttctacccacacattttctataggcttgaggtcagggctttgtgatggccactccaatacctttactttgttgtccttaagccattttgccactactttggaagtatacttggggtcattgcccatttgaaagacccatttgcgaccaagctttaacttcctgactgatgtcttgagatgttgcttcaatatatccacgtaattgtcctccctcatgatgccatctattttgtgaagtgcaccagtccctcctgcagcaaagcatccccatagcatgatgctgccacccccgtgcctcacggttgggatggtgttctttggcatgcaagcctccccgtttcctccaaacataacaaacataacaatggtcattatggccaaacagttctattttcgtttcatcagaccggtacgatcgttgtccccatgtgcagttgcaaaccatagtctgacttttttatggcggttttggagcagtggcttcttccttgctgagcgtactttcaggttatgacgatataggactcgtttcactgtggatatagatacttttgtaccggtttcctccagcatcttcacaaggtcctttgctgttgttctgggattaatttgcacttttcgcaccaaagtacattaatctctaggagacagaacgtatcTCCTTACTGAGCTGTATGGCGGCTGCgtcgtcccatggtgtttatacttgcgtactattgtttgtacagatgaacgtggtaccttcaggcatttggaaatttctcccaaggatgaatttGTGTTCTACAAATTATTTTTtacctgaggtcttggctgatttctgttgattttcccatgatgtcaagcaaagaggcactgagtttgaaggtaggccatgaaatacatccacaggtacacctccaattgcctCAAATTCTGTAatttagcttatcagaagcttctaaatccatgacatcattttctggaatattccaagctgttaaaaaaggcacagtcaacttagtgtatgtaaacttttgacccactggaattgtgatacagtgaattataagtgaaataattgatatgtaaacaattgttggaaaagttaATTGTGtgatgtacaaagtagatgtcctcaccgacttgccaaaactatagtttgttaacaagaaatttgtggagtggttgaaaaacaagatttaatgacaccaacctaagtgtatgtaaacttccgacttcaactgtatataaacacAATTTGAGTAAACCGAGACATATGTTCACCAGAGTTTACGTCAATTAAATTCAAAGTCAATTCAGGAAATTAAGTGAACATTTAGAATAGGGCGTGCCCTCTAAACTCCTAAATGGTTGGGATTCAAACATTTACTAATCCTAACTGTAAGGGTCTCCCAGACTCAGATTAAGCATATCCCCAGACTAGCTAGCATCATGGAGTAAATTTAATCCGGGTGCCGGGAAACCAGCCCAATAGGTTTACAGTCCGATCTCTTGACCTCTTCCCAGGGCAGTTGTAACATCTGATGGAGGTCAATGACCTTTTGACCCTTCTTAGCAGTGGGTCGCCGCAGTGGTGTATGAGGAGGATGCCTCCCTGTGGACGGTGCTGAAGGGCGACAGCTCCAGGTCGGTAGTGGTGCACTCGTGCTCGTTCTCCTCACTGGTAGTGGCGGAGGTGGAAGATCTGGGCGGGCCACACTcgtcacagcagcagcagcagcagcagtccagGAATGCCCGGCTGAAGGGCTGGCACAGGCAGAACAGCAGGACAGGTGTCACTGCCGATTTACAGAACAACAGCAGCTGGCTGACCAGATGGAGAATGTCCAGGGTCCGTCTGGGAATACCCGCCGCCATGTAGACAGTGACGATGTTGCAGATGTTCTCTGGGATGATGCAGAAGCCATAGAGGATGGCCAAAGCCACAACTGTGCAGTTCATCTGGCTCTCCTGATGGATCTGTTTCTTGTTGCCGCGCACACAGgcccgctcggccttccggatcTTACAGGCGGTCACCAGGGAGCTGCCAATGGTGAACAGCGTGGGTAGGCAGAAGTAGCAGCCAAAGTACCACCAGAGGCGAGCACCATCATAGGTCAGGCCCAGCATGTAGAGCGTGTCAGGGAGCTCAGTGGAGATACGAACCACGCAGCGCTGGCAGGGCGTCACATCCGGAGGCTCGCCATCTTCAGTGACCAGCTGGCGGATCAGGAGCTCTGGCAGGGCCAATAGGAGAGCCCCGATCCAGATAACGGCCAGCTTGGCGGCCGTGGAGGCACAGTTCTCAATCATCTCATAGTACATCTGGACGTTGTTGGCAGCGCGGAAGCGGTCGATGCACAAAGCGCACAGGGTAAAGGTGGTAACCCCCAGGGAGGCGACCTGGAAGGACAAAGAGAAGGGAGAAGGTAAGATACTATCCAGTTAATGTGTTATTACTGCACATTACCAATACAGTGAGATATATTTTGTTTTTGATTGAGAAACAAGTATAGAAAATGTATCCAGTCTCCAGATACTTATCCTTATTGTATAGCACCTTGGGAATCTGGATAATATACCAAGGCCCCAGAGCCACGTTGCTCTCTGAAAATACCAAAAGAATGTGTCCACTGTAAACCATCCATGTTTTAAAGACCGCTTGGAACAAGTTTCAAATGACAATGGTACAGCACAGAATAATAGACGTCAACAggtttagagagagggagagacatcttCCATGAAGAGGTTCTGTTTTGACAGCTCTCTTACTGGAGAACTCGAATGTCCACACTTGTTttaataaatgacaaacagatTTTTCTGTCCTTCATCGCACACTAGATCCTCATTTCCCATACTGATGTTTGAAAGTAGCCATGAGTAATGTGTTATGAGTGATACTGTTTTAACGAGACTCCATTTGTATGTCAAAGGGTGAACTTTAGACTTACATTTATTTTTAGAGCAACAGCTTATAACATCGGTGACTTTGTAACGTGATAAAAGAGCACAGTGTATCGTGCTGTGTGCGAGGGAGACCAGTTGCAGTTCTCGATGGTTACAGTATGCAGTTCTCATTTCATAGCCTAATCGAGTTATGGACTTGGCAAGAGAGCCAGCTTCTATTCATGATTGAATATCTCAATGCAATATCTCTATCCCTACACCCAGATCTTCACTATGCTCCATTCTTTTGCTATCACAATACAGCCACAAAACTGTTGCAAATGTGGTTGCTTCTTACTAATACACATAGAACTCGGAGACAGCAGATGTGCAGTTTACATTGAGTGTTGTCTTCTAGACTGTGCAGTAGTGATATGTTCTTTTGTTGCTAGGCGTGATCATTGTGACTGCCTCCTTATGGGCCTTGGCAGAGGAAGGTGTAAACACAGGAGCCAGTGCCTGAGCCAAATAAGTTGTGAGTACTGTCAGACGTACAGGGGCAGGCTCTGCAATTCACTgcactgtatgggttttgactgacagctgttCTTAACTTGAGCACCCCTACATGACAAGAAGTtgaccccatccctccctctaattTTCTGGGTGAGGGAATGCTTTAAATGAAGAGGAATCTATGTATTTTGAAATCTGAGACAGTTATTATATTTTATTACGTTATTATAATAAACaccgctttgatgtcatacaagcaagccagACACTCTAAAATTCAAATGTGCACTTCATATTTCCATGTTATAAAACTCATGTCATATCATGTCATGTGAATGTTTATGGTCACTATGTTaaatgtacagttacaagatgacatggcgtcataccctggATTGTCCTGAACAAAATGAGCCTTTGTTTGTTATCAGGAGAATAGAATTATGgtaagatttgccaaatggatggcgggggagagctttgtatgcatctctgtctgtggagtaaaggtggtcggGAGTTTTTTTTTCTCTGGTTGCACGTGACATTTAAGTTTGCccgcattaaagtccccggccactaggagcgccgcatCTGGGTGAACATTTTcttatttgcttatggccttatagagttggttgagtgcggtcttcaTGCCAGCATCgctctgtggtggtaaatagacggtgacaaataatatagtaatatagtaatatagtaatatatatataatatatctcttggtagataatgtggtctacagtttatcataaggtactctacctcaggcaagcaatacctcgggacttctttaatattagacattgcgcaccagctgttaatgCCGGGCAGGCCTTGTGTAACTAACCTCTGTCACCTTTGTGTCCATAATGACACATTTTCATGTGACTGAGAGTACTTCAGTTGCCACAGGAACCATTAGAATTAATGTCCCCACTGTTTCTGTAATTACGCTCCATTAAATGCTTGATTACAGAGTCACTTAACATAATGAGGATGCCGCTGCCGCTATGCATTTAATGTTCTTAGCATGAAGGTAGGCGACTCAAAGAGACTTAAAGTGCTAGGTCTGGGACTGTGGTTTTAAAATGGCCTACaggccggcaggtagcctagtgtttaagaccattgggccagtaaccgaaaggttgctggtttgaatccccgagctgactcaGTGAAAAATCGGTCGATGTGCCCTTTGGTAAGGCTCTCAATTGCTCTGCATTAGAGtgtatgtcaaatgtaaatgttggaCTTACAAACTCTGTCACTAAGCAGCTTACAGACATATTTGGATTGTTTGGGTCTTTGTGTCGTGGTTTATCTGTCTTGTTGTCATCATGTACGATATGTACGCCCGGGCAGATGTATTTAGCCACCCGTGGAATCTTTTAAATCTAGATGATTTCCTCTTCTAAAAGGAGTGTGCTTCCTTCTCCGGGTAAATAATTAACACATTTCCCATGAAAGGCACTCAGGACCCGCAGTATGATAGTGAACCCCTGCAAGATTCATCCATCTTACACAAAGTACATTTCTCTGACTTGTGAGAACAGACAGACTGGTAAAAGGCAGGAGATTAAGTCAAAGAGGTctgtggaagaggagaggattggAC
This sequence is a window from Oncorhynchus gorbuscha isolate QuinsamMale2020 ecotype Even-year linkage group LG01, OgorEven_v1.0, whole genome shotgun sequence. Protein-coding genes within it:
- the LOC124010353 gene encoding prosaposin receptor GPR37-like isoform X2, with the protein product MLSHQETADFRRVASLGVTTFTLCALCIDRFRAANNVQMYYEMIENCASTAAKLAVIWIGALLLALPELLIRQLVTEDGEPPDVTPCQRCVVRISTELPDTLYMLGLTYDGARLWWYFGCYFCLPTLFTIGSSLVTACKIRKAERACVRGNKKQIHQESQMNCTVVALAILYGFCIIPENICNIVTVYMAAGIPRRTLDILHLVSQLLLFCKSAVTPVLLFCLCQPFSRAFLDCCCCCCCDECGPPRSSTSATTSEENEHECTTTDLELSPFSTVHREASSSYTTAATHC